From the Penicillium oxalicum strain HP7-1 chromosome V, whole genome shotgun sequence genome, one window contains:
- a CDS encoding putativeglucosidase translates to MLYSDDNKLVFRFDDHILWIEPWGDNAFRVRATKLAAMPMEDWALTSKPSPSTVAIEIPDEKDASITNGKIRATVSQRGKVIIYDHTGKKLLEEYARHRQDPKDPKCSALLVEARELRPILGGDYHLKLRFESLDPKERIFGMGQYQQPYLNLKGADLELAHRNSQASVPFAISSRGYGFLWNNPGIGRATFGTNVMSFEAYSTRNLDYWVVAGDTPAEMEEAYAKATGYVPMMPEYGLGFWQCKLRYWNQEQLLEVAREYRRREIPLDLIVIDFFHWKHQGEWSFDPKFWPDPGKLLGDVYMWTGSFLHLSSLTLIADAMIKELQELKVELMVSIWPTVETASENFPEMLERGLLIRHDRGLRVAMQCDGDITHFDATNPEARKYVWSKAKKNYYDRGIRVFWLDEAEPEYSIYDFDIFRYHAGSNLQIGNIFPKEYARSFYEGMQAEGQSNIVNLLRCAWAGSQKYGALVWSGDIASSWDSFRNQLAAGLNMGIAGIPWWTTDIGGFHGGDPDDPAFRELFTRWFQWGTFCPVMRLHGDREPKPEGQPTASGSNNEVWSYGEQVYGICKNFIAVREDLREYTRGLMREAHEKGTPIMRTLFYEFPQDAKAWEVETEYMFGSRYLVAPVLEAGKRTIKVYLPAGAKWTLWERLASSSNDPRKTWDGGVDVEVDCPIETMPVFCRMDPDIQTS, encoded by the coding sequence ATGTTGTACAGCGACGACAACAAACTTGTCTTTCGCTTCGACGACCACATCCTCTGGATTGAGCCCTGGGGTGATAATGCATTCCGTGTGCGAGCGACAAAGCTCGCTGCCATGCCAATGGAAGACTGGGCATTGACTTCAAAGCCAAGTCCCTCCACTGTGGCGATAGAGATCCccgatgagaaagatgcAAGCATTACCAACGGGAAAATCCGGGCGACAGTTTCACAGCGCGGGAAGGTCATCATCTACGATCATACAGGCAAGAAACTCCTCGAAGAATATGCTCGACACCGACAAGATCCAAAGGATCCCAAGTGCAGTGCCCTTCTAGTGGAAGCTCGCGAGCTGCGTCCCATCCTTGGTGGCGATTATCATCTCAAGCTCAGGTTTGAGTCGTTGGACCCCAAGGAGAGAATATTTGGCATGGGGCAATACCAGCAGCCATACCTGAATCTGAAAGGCGCAGATTTGGAGCTCGCCCATCGGAACTCGCAGGCTAGTGTCCCATTTGCAATCTCATCGAGAGGGTATGGATTTCTGTGGAACAACCCGGGCATCGGCCGAGCAACGTTTGGCACCAATGTCATGAGCTTTGAAGCTTACTCCACTCGCAATCTGGACTATTGGGTCGTGGCAGGAGACACACctgcggagatggaagaggcatACGCCAAAGCCACAGGATATGTTCCCATGATGCCTGAGTACGGACTTGGATTCTGGCAGTGCAAGCTCCGATATTGGAATCAAGAGCAATTACTGGAAGTCGCCAGAGAGTATCGCCGACGGGAGATTCCActcgatctcatcgtcaTTGACTTCTTCCACTGGAAACACCAAGGCGAATGGAGCTTTGATCCGAAATTCTGGCCTGACCCTGGTAAGCTATTAGGCGATGTTTACATGTGGACTGGGTCTTTCCTACATCTCTCATCACTGACACTCATCGCAGATGCTATGATCAAGGAGCTTCAGGAACTCAAGGTTGAGCTCATGGTCTCGATCTGGCCAACTGTGGAGACTGCCTCTGAGAACTTTCCGGAGATGCTCGAGCGTGGACTCCTCATTCGACACGACCGTGGGTTGCGAGTAGCCATGCAATGTGATGGCGATATCACCCACTTCGATGCTACCAATCCGGAAGCTAGAAAATACGTCTGGAgcaaagcaaagaaaaactACTATGATCGGGGCATCAGAGTATTTTGGCTGGACGAAGCGGAGCCCGAATACTCCATCTACGACTTTGACATCTTCCGCTATCACGCTGGCAGCAACCTACAGATCGGTAACATCTTCCCAAAGGAATACGCCCGCAGTTTCTACGAAGGCATGCAAGCCGAAGGTCAATCTAATATCGTGAATCTGCTTCGATGTGCGTGGGCAGGTAGTCAGAAGTACGGCGCTCTTGTCTGGAGCGGAGATATCGCGTCGTCATGGGATTCATTCCGGAACCAGCTTGCCGCCGGCTTAAACATGGGAATCGCTGGTATTCCGTGGTGGACCACCGATATTGGTGGTTTTCACGGTGGAGATCCTGATGACCCTGCATTCCGTGAGCTTTTCACCCGTTGGTTCCAATGGGGTACATTCTGCCCGGTGATGCGTCTACATGGCGACCGAGAGCCAAAACCCGAGGGTCAGCCAACTGCCAGCGGCTCCAACAATGAAGTCTGGTCATATGGCGAGCAAGTATATGGGATTTGTAAGAATTTCATCGCAGTCCGAGAGGATCTGCGCGAATATACGCGAGGCTTGATGCGAGAAGCACACGAAAAGGGTACGCCCATCATGCGGACCTTGTTCTACGAGTTCCCTCAAGATGCAAAGGCATGGGAGGTTGAGACCGAGTACATGTTTGGCTCCCGCTACTTGGTTGCACCTGTCTTGGAGGCAGGAAAGCGTACGATTAAGGTGTATCTGCCAGCTGGAGCAAAGTGGACGCTCTGGGAGAGGCTTGCAAGCTCCAGCAACGACCCGCGGAAGACTTGGGATGGTGGAGTGGATGTCGAAGTAGATTGCCCGATAGAGACCATGCCCGTCTTCTGTCGCATGGATCCCGATATCCAGACTTCGTAG
- a CDS encoding 60S ribosomal protein L29: MACKYAPTIAQQPVLTWLCPNSIKKPKTNRYPSLKGVDPKFRRNHRHALHGTAKALKERKEGKREVA; encoded by the exons ATGGCTTGCAAATATGCACCGACGATAGCCCAACAACCTGTGCTGACTTGGCTTTGTCCGAACAGTATCAAGAAGCCCAAGACCAACCGTTACCCTTCCCTCAAGGGTGTTGACCCCAAGTTCCGCCGCAACCACCGTCACGCCCTCCACGGTACCGCCAAGGCCCTG AAGGAGCGCAAGGAGGGCAAGCGTGAGGTCGCATAA
- a CDS encoding ATP synthase subunit delta, translating into MNSFRFARSALRARPSLFSAPVQRRGYAEAVNDKIKLSLTLPHQTIYRSTGVTQVNIPAASGDMGVLANHVPSIEQLKPGLVEIVEEGGATKQYFLSGGFAVVQPDSQLSINAVEGYPLEEFSAEAIRAQIAEAQKIAGGNGSEQDIAEAKIELEVLETLQAHVK; encoded by the exons ATGAACTCCTTCCGCTTCGCCCGCTCTGCCCTGAGGGCTCGTCCTTCCCTCTTCAGCGCTCCTGTTCAGCGCCGCGGATATGCTGAGGCCGTCAATGACAAGATCAAGCTGTCCCTGACTCTCCCTCACCAG ACCATCTACCGCTCCACTGGCGT TACCCAGGTCAACATCCCCGCTGCCTCCGGTGATATGGGTGTCCTCGCCAACCACGTTCCTTCCATCGAGCAGCTGAAGCCCGGTCTCGTTGAGATTGTCGAGGAGGGTGGTGCCACCAAGCAGTACTTCC TGTCTGGCGGCTTCGCCGTCGTTCAGCCCGACTCTCAGCTGAGCATCAACGCCGTTGAGGGCTACCCTCTGGAGGAGTTCAGCGCCGAG GCCATCCGTGCCCAAATTGCCGAGGCCCAGAAGATCGCTGGTGGCAACGGTAGCGAGCAGGACATTGCTGAGGCTAAGATCGAGCTTGAG GTTTTGGAGACTCTGCAGGCCCATGTCAAATAG